A genomic window from Terriglobia bacterium includes:
- the shc gene encoding squalene--hopene cyclase, which produces MAAGTRIDLEARLPAAPLGAAAGWGDRLEQAIERGVNHLLSLQTEEGYWHGELEADTTLESDYIYYLHVLGKADPERIAKLANYVRRRQLPDGGWNIYPDGPAELNATAKAYFALKLAGDMPDTPHMARARETVHRLGGLEHSNSYVRFYLALVGAVGWDLVPAIPPELMLVPNWFFLNIYEMSSWTRGIVIPMAILSALRPEWRLPEQARVDELFRDSAKKRAAFDWSKQLLSWKNFFLALDRALKLYEKLPWKPLRQRALREAKSWMLEHLERSDGLAAIYPAMMNSIFALMALGHGPEDPLTAREIREFARFEIAEGDTIRLQPCVSPVWDTCIAMVALEEAGLPADHPALVKATDWILSKQVLGPGDWQVKNKDAEPGGWAFEFRNDWYPDVDDTAFVLMALQRVKFPDPARMEKSVRLGIQWLLSMQNKDGGWGAFDRDNNHKLLCNIPFADHNAMIDPSTADVTARVVECLGRFGWPVQHPAVRRAVQFLVQDQCEDGAWFGRWGVNYVYGTGGVLRALETVSLTAQEYCQRGVRWLRAVQNPDGSFGESLRSYHEPATRGQGNSTPSQTAWGLIGLLAGADAQDPAILKAVTFLLSQQSSDGSFSEGDFTGTGFPGVFYLKYHLYRNTFPLYALARYRNQAHNAAEFRALSFRPEEFRLRSGFQGAK; this is translated from the coding sequence TTGGCAGCAGGCACGAGAATTGATCTGGAAGCACGGCTTCCTGCCGCTCCGCTGGGGGCTGCGGCGGGCTGGGGCGACCGTCTCGAACAGGCGATTGAGCGCGGTGTCAATCACCTGCTTTCGCTGCAGACGGAAGAGGGCTACTGGCACGGTGAGCTGGAAGCCGACACTACGCTGGAGTCGGATTACATTTACTACCTCCACGTTTTGGGAAAGGCCGATCCAGAGCGCATCGCCAAGCTGGCCAACTACGTGCGCCGGCGGCAACTCCCGGACGGCGGCTGGAATATTTATCCCGACGGGCCGGCGGAACTAAACGCCACGGCCAAGGCTTACTTCGCGCTGAAGCTGGCGGGAGACATGCCGGATACGCCGCACATGGCGCGTGCGCGGGAGACGGTGCACCGTCTGGGCGGTCTGGAACACAGCAACTCGTACGTGCGCTTCTACCTGGCGCTGGTGGGTGCGGTGGGCTGGGATCTGGTGCCCGCGATTCCGCCGGAGCTGATGCTCGTGCCGAACTGGTTCTTCCTCAACATTTATGAGATGTCCTCGTGGACCCGCGGCATTGTCATTCCTATGGCCATCCTTTCCGCGCTGCGCCCGGAGTGGCGCCTGCCCGAGCAGGCCCGCGTGGACGAGCTGTTTCGCGACTCCGCGAAGAAGCGCGCGGCGTTTGACTGGAGCAAGCAGCTCCTTTCCTGGAAAAACTTTTTCCTGGCCCTGGACCGGGCCCTCAAGCTGTACGAGAAGCTGCCTTGGAAGCCGCTGCGCCAGCGCGCCTTGCGGGAAGCGAAGTCCTGGATGCTCGAGCATCTCGAGCGGAGCGACGGCCTCGCGGCCATCTATCCGGCGATGATGAACTCCATCTTCGCGCTGATGGCCCTGGGGCACGGCCCGGAAGATCCGCTGACCGCGCGGGAGATTCGCGAATTCGCACGATTTGAGATCGCCGAAGGCGACACCATCCGGCTGCAGCCGTGTGTTTCCCCAGTGTGGGACACCTGCATCGCCATGGTCGCGCTGGAAGAGGCCGGCTTGCCCGCCGATCATCCGGCGCTGGTGAAAGCCACGGACTGGATCTTGTCCAAGCAGGTGCTCGGCCCGGGCGACTGGCAGGTCAAGAACAAGGACGCCGAGCCGGGTGGCTGGGCTTTTGAGTTCCGCAACGACTGGTATCCGGACGTGGACGACACGGCCTTCGTCCTGATGGCCCTGCAGCGCGTGAAGTTTCCCGACCCCGCGCGCATGGAGAAGTCCGTGCGTCTCGGCATCCAGTGGCTGCTGAGCATGCAGAACAAGGACGGCGGCTGGGGCGCGTTCGACCGCGACAACAATCACAAGCTCCTGTGCAATATTCCCTTCGCCGACCACAACGCGATGATCGATCCTTCGACCGCGGACGTGACCGCGCGCGTGGTGGAGTGCCTGGGCCGCTTCGGCTGGCCGGTACAGCACCCCGCGGTGCGCCGCGCCGTACAGTTTCTGGTGCAGGACCAGTGCGAAGACGGCGCGTGGTTCGGGCGCTGGGGCGTGAACTATGTCTATGGCACAGGCGGCGTGCTGCGCGCGCTGGAGACCGTTTCGCTGACCGCCCAGGAGTATTGCCAGCGCGGGGTGCGCTGGCTGCGCGCCGTGCAGAACCCCGACGGCAGCTTCGGCGAGTCTTTGCGCTCCTATCACGAGCCGGCGACCAGGGGGCAGGGCAACTCCACGCCTTCGCAGACCGCTTGGGGTCTGATCGGCTTGCTGGCCGGGGCCGACGCGCAGGACCCGGCGATCCTCAAGGCGGTTACTTTTCTCCTGAGCCAGCAGAGCTCCGACGGCTCGTTTTCCGAGGGCGATTTTACGGGCACGGGTTTCCCGGGGGTGTTCTACCTGAAGTATCACCTGTACCGCAATACGTTCCCGCTGTATGCGCTGGCCAGATACCGCAACCAGGCGCACAATGCCGCGGAATTCCGGGCGCTGAGCTTCCGCCCCGAAGAGTTCCGCCTGCGCAGCGGATTCCAGGGGGCTAAATGA
- the hpnH gene encoding adenosyl-hopene transferase HpnH, which produces MRFPLKMTANLTKYIAAKKIGGVKKFPLVMMLEPLHACNLTCTGCGRIREYKSTINEIMSVEQCVAAAEECGAPIVSICGGEPLIYPEIGRLTKELLDRGRHIYLCTNGMFIRKRMHEFKPTSSFFWNVHLDGMERTHDLCVERDGVFRDAIEGIKAAKAAGFLVCSNTTIYKETDLSEVAELFEYLYELGVDGYMISPAYSYSAVATQDIFLTRDDIVNKFRDAQAVLDKYNVMMSPIYYEFLRGERQLECVAWGTPTYNPKGWKAPCYPMTDGHHATFKDFLEKTNWDSYGPGRDPRCQDCMMHVGFEPSAVLGGNSKLGDTWKLLSWQLSGSLGGARGKGQPANGHSNGAANANGHSNGHAAVTTPPLTEELVSSDGRLRIL; this is translated from the coding sequence ATGAGATTTCCTTTGAAGATGACCGCGAATCTGACGAAGTACATCGCGGCCAAGAAGATCGGCGGCGTGAAGAAGTTTCCGCTGGTGATGATGCTCGAGCCGCTGCACGCCTGCAACCTCACCTGCACCGGTTGCGGGCGCATCCGCGAATACAAGAGCACCATCAACGAGATTATGAGCGTGGAGCAGTGCGTGGCCGCGGCCGAAGAATGCGGCGCGCCGATCGTCTCCATCTGCGGCGGCGAGCCGTTGATCTATCCGGAAATCGGGCGGCTGACGAAGGAGCTGCTGGACCGCGGCCGGCACATCTACCTGTGCACCAACGGCATGTTCATCCGCAAGCGCATGCACGAGTTCAAGCCCACCTCCAGCTTCTTCTGGAACGTGCACCTGGACGGCATGGAGCGCACCCACGACCTGTGCGTGGAACGCGACGGCGTCTTCCGCGACGCCATTGAAGGCATCAAGGCCGCCAAGGCCGCGGGCTTCCTGGTCTGCTCCAACACCACCATCTACAAAGAGACCGACTTGAGCGAGGTCGCCGAGCTCTTCGAATATCTCTACGAGCTGGGCGTGGACGGCTACATGATCTCCCCGGCCTATTCTTATTCGGCCGTGGCCACCCAGGACATCTTTCTGACCCGCGACGATATCGTGAACAAGTTCCGCGACGCGCAGGCCGTCCTCGACAAGTACAACGTCATGATGTCCCCCATCTACTACGAATTTCTGCGCGGCGAGCGCCAACTGGAGTGCGTCGCCTGGGGCACGCCGACGTATAACCCCAAGGGCTGGAAAGCGCCCTGCTATCCCATGACCGACGGGCACCACGCCACGTTCAAGGATTTCCTCGAGAAGACCAACTGGGACAGCTATGGCCCGGGCCGCGATCCCCGCTGCCAGGACTGCATGATGCACGTTGGCTTCGAGCCTTCCGCGGTGCTCGGCGGGAATTCCAAGCTGGGCGATACCTGGAAGCTGCTCTCTTGGCAGCTCTCCGGGAGCCTGGGCGGCGCGCGCGGCAAAGGCCAGCCCGCGAACGGCCATTCCAACGGCGCAGCGAACGCGAATGGACATTCCAACGGCCACGCGGCCGTGACGACGCCTCCGCTGACGGAAGAACTGGTCTCCTCCGACGGGCGCCTGCGGATTCTATGA
- a CDS encoding NAD-dependent epimerase/dehydratase family protein: protein MTTLVTGAAGFLGSHVARQLAARGDAVRVLLRPSSTNRAISDLSLEYVTGDLRDPASLDRALLGVRRVFHVAADYRLWARRSGEIYESNVTGTRNLLQAAKRAGVEQLIYTSTVATIAVDRPELPNEATNAALDEMVGHYKRSKWQAEREVLQAAQEGLPVIVAMPTTPVGPGDWKPTPTGKIIVDFLNGRMPGYVETGLNFVGVEDCAAGHLLVAEKGKVGERYLLGAENLTLKQVLDTLAQITGLPAPKRKIPHGLALCAAYANTVFARLTFREPSIPVEGVKIAQHRMFVDCARTQRELGFRPGPVAAALERAVRWYEANGYVTGRAAKRLARAQAA, encoded by the coding sequence ATGACCACATTAGTGACCGGTGCCGCGGGCTTCCTGGGAAGCCACGTGGCGCGGCAGTTGGCGGCGCGGGGCGACGCCGTTCGCGTGCTTTTGCGTCCGTCGAGCACCAACCGGGCCATTTCCGACCTTTCCCTGGAATACGTCACCGGCGACCTGCGCGATCCGGCTTCCTTGGATCGTGCGCTGCTCGGTGTGCGCCGCGTCTTTCACGTGGCCGCCGATTACCGCCTGTGGGCGCGGCGTTCCGGCGAGATCTACGAATCCAACGTCACTGGCACGCGCAATTTGCTGCAAGCTGCCAAGCGCGCAGGCGTGGAGCAATTGATTTACACCAGTACGGTGGCCACCATCGCCGTAGACCGCCCGGAACTCCCCAACGAAGCCACAAACGCCGCGCTCGATGAGATGGTTGGGCATTACAAGCGCTCCAAGTGGCAGGCGGAGCGGGAAGTCCTGCAGGCCGCGCAGGAGGGGCTGCCGGTGATCGTGGCCATGCCCACCACGCCGGTGGGCCCGGGCGACTGGAAGCCGACGCCGACCGGAAAAATCATCGTGGATTTTCTGAACGGGAGAATGCCCGGGTACGTCGAGACGGGGCTGAACTTTGTGGGCGTGGAGGATTGCGCCGCGGGGCATCTGCTGGTGGCGGAGAAGGGCAAAGTGGGCGAGCGCTACCTGCTGGGCGCGGAAAACCTGACCCTCAAGCAGGTGCTGGACACCCTGGCCCAGATCACCGGCCTGCCCGCGCCGAAGCGCAAGATTCCGCACGGCTTGGCGCTCTGCGCGGCCTACGCCAATACCGTTTTCGCGCGCCTGACCTTTCGCGAGCCGAGCATTCCCGTGGAAGGCGTAAAGATCGCGCAGCACAGGATGTTCGTGGATTGCGCGCGTACGCAGCGCGAGCTGGGCTTCCGGCCCGGGCCGGTGGCCGCGGCCCTGGAGCGCGCCGTGCGCTGGTACGAAGCCAACGGGTACGTCACCGGCCGGGCCGCGAAGCGCCTGGCGCGGGCGCAGGCGGCCTAG
- a CDS encoding alcohol dehydrogenase catalytic domain-containing protein: MSRTGATLDPRAALGPVPRTMRAGVYRGKGIVRVEEVPVPELGDGEVLIKVACCGICGTDIKKIFHAYVEPPQILGHEVAGTVVAVGRGVNKWKPGDRVMSFHHIPCGTCFYCQKRLFSQCPRYKTTGLTAGFTPNGGGFAEYVKAMPWVAERGIVALPAGVSFEQATFIEPVNTIFKAIQKARVAAGETVLVIGCGPVGLLLLMVSHLEGAKLYTSDPMAERRAKSLQLGASASFDPGSGKLVQEIKARTEGRGADAVLVAVPHPAVVVEALAAARPGGRVLLFAANDPVTRIEFPAGAVGIDEKEILGSYSAAVDIQEPAAALVLSGKLPVMELVTHRFSLDRIQEGLELAARPTAESLKILITHT; encoded by the coding sequence ATGAGCCGGACAGGGGCTACACTCGATCCGCGGGCGGCGCTTGGGCCGGTGCCCAGGACCATGCGCGCGGGCGTGTACCGCGGCAAGGGCATCGTACGCGTCGAAGAGGTGCCGGTGCCCGAACTGGGCGACGGCGAAGTGCTGATCAAGGTGGCCTGCTGCGGGATCTGCGGCACGGATATTAAGAAGATTTTCCACGCTTACGTCGAGCCGCCGCAGATTCTGGGCCACGAAGTTGCCGGGACGGTGGTGGCCGTGGGGCGCGGGGTCAACAAGTGGAAGCCCGGCGACCGGGTCATGAGTTTCCACCATATTCCCTGCGGGACTTGCTTTTACTGCCAGAAACGCCTGTTTTCGCAGTGCCCGCGCTACAAGACCACGGGGCTGACCGCGGGCTTCACGCCGAACGGCGGGGGCTTCGCGGAGTACGTGAAAGCCATGCCGTGGGTGGCGGAGCGGGGAATCGTGGCCCTGCCCGCTGGGGTCAGCTTCGAGCAGGCCACCTTTATCGAGCCGGTGAACACCATCTTCAAAGCCATCCAGAAGGCCCGGGTGGCCGCCGGGGAAACGGTCCTGGTGATCGGCTGCGGTCCCGTGGGCCTCCTGTTGCTGATGGTTAGCCACTTGGAGGGCGCAAAGTTGTACACTAGCGATCCTATGGCCGAGCGCCGGGCCAAGAGCCTACAATTGGGGGCCAGCGCGTCGTTTGACCCGGGCAGTGGTAAGCTGGTGCAAGAGATCAAGGCCCGTACGGAAGGCCGCGGGGCGGATGCGGTTCTTGTCGCTGTACCGCATCCGGCTGTTGTGGTGGAAGCATTAGCAGCGGCGCGGCCCGGCGGGCGGGTTCTGCTGTTCGCGGCGAATGACCCGGTGACCAGGATCGAGTTTCCCGCGGGGGCCGTGGGCATCGACGAGAAAGAGATTCTGGGCAGCTACAGCGCGGCAGTGGATATTCAGGAGCCCGCGGCGGCATTGGTGCTATCTGGGAAATTGCCGGTAATGGAATTGGTTACGCACCGCTTTTCTCTGGATAGAATCCAGGAAGGGCTGGAGCTGGCGGCGCGGCCGACCGCCGAGTCGCTGAAGATTTTGATTACACACACGTGA
- a CDS encoding zinc-binding dehydrogenase — protein sequence MTAAVLYGSEDLRVEQIAVPKLAADEVLLRVCIALTDGTDLKVWKRGYHARMIQPPAVFGHEVVGEIVRKGRDVESRWELGMRVVAANSAPCLRCFLCRCGQENLCADLLFNNGAYAEYMRIPGRIVRENMLEVPEKVTDQDAAQVEPLACVLRGIHEMDARVGDTIVVIGCGPIGLKFIRMLSRRGLRVIALARRAAPLEVARRMGAAVTVNTSEVADPIAAVRELTEDRRGPDGVVEAAGNTTTWQWALQMVRRGGVVNFFSGLPGGTKVEIEPAAIHYSEIRMISPFHHTPRFIREALEAIRRGDVLARDFVTEEIRLVDLPQAFQKMKSRSGEIKLAVRP from the coding sequence ATGACCGCGGCGGTGCTCTACGGGAGCGAAGACCTGCGCGTCGAGCAGATCGCGGTGCCCAAGCTGGCCGCCGACGAAGTGCTGCTGCGCGTGTGCATCGCCCTGACCGACGGCACCGACCTCAAGGTCTGGAAGCGCGGCTATCACGCGCGGATGATTCAGCCGCCGGCCGTTTTCGGCCACGAAGTGGTGGGCGAGATCGTGCGCAAGGGCCGCGATGTGGAGTCCCGCTGGGAGCTGGGTATGCGCGTGGTGGCCGCGAACTCCGCGCCCTGCCTGCGCTGCTTCCTCTGCCGCTGCGGCCAGGAAAACCTTTGCGCAGACTTGCTCTTCAATAATGGCGCGTACGCCGAGTACATGCGCATTCCCGGGCGCATTGTGCGGGAAAACATGCTCGAGGTCCCGGAGAAAGTCACGGACCAGGACGCCGCGCAGGTCGAGCCCCTGGCCTGTGTGCTGCGCGGCATCCACGAGATGGATGCCCGCGTCGGCGACACCATCGTGGTCATCGGCTGCGGACCCATCGGCTTGAAATTTATCCGCATGCTCTCGCGGCGCGGCCTGCGCGTGATTGCCCTGGCCCGCCGTGCGGCTCCCCTGGAAGTGGCCCGGCGCATGGGTGCAGCCGTCACCGTCAACACTTCCGAAGTGGCCGACCCGATTGCCGCCGTCCGGGAATTGACCGAGGATCGGCGCGGGCCGGATGGGGTGGTGGAAGCCGCCGGCAATACCACTACCTGGCAATGGGCGCTGCAGATGGTGCGCCGCGGCGGGGTGGTCAACTTTTTCAGCGGCCTGCCGGGCGGCACCAAGGTGGAAATCGAGCCCGCGGCCATCCACTATTCGGAGATTCGCATGATCTCCCCGTTCCACCATACGCCGCGTTTCATCCGCGAAGCGCTCGAGGCCATCCGCCGCGGCGACGTGCTGGCGCGGGATTTTGTGACCGAGGAGATCCGCCTCGTGGATCTGCCCCAGGCCTTCCAAAAAATGAAGTCGCGCAGCGGCGAGATCAAGCTCGCTGTCCGGCCCTGA
- a CDS encoding phytoene/squalene synthase family protein translates to MFSRGGIAVLDAIEALGYDTLHHRPAISRGKQVQLLGRTLLARLVAPESRSGAAAVPAAAGSVEESYAECHRVARAARSNFYYAFYLLPRPKRDALAALYAFMRQVDDVADEGHDVAAKQRGLARWRTLLDAALVGDGPVGNAVLPALADTMRRYKIPARYLHDLISGAEMDLTVRTYPTFDRLREYCYRVAGTVGLTCVHVFGFREPRAVDLAEKLGLAFQLTNIIRDVHEDFALGRVYLPDEDLARYGVAPEDFGRSEATLGVRELLRFEAGRAWQCYEEGSQLLALVDADSRGALWLLIRTYSALLARIEAGDFAVFGERVRLAKSEKIYFAGMARFGRLTEENVLEKRDRDRRRAGGSGSRRRAG, encoded by the coding sequence ATGTTCAGCCGCGGCGGCATCGCCGTGCTCGACGCGATTGAGGCCCTGGGCTACGACACGCTGCACCACCGCCCGGCCATCAGCCGCGGCAAGCAAGTGCAGTTGCTGGGCCGCACGCTGCTGGCGCGGCTCGTCGCGCCGGAGTCCAGGTCCGGCGCGGCGGCGGTCCCGGCAGCGGCCGGGTCCGTGGAAGAGTCCTACGCCGAATGCCACCGCGTGGCCCGCGCGGCGCGCAGCAATTTCTACTATGCCTTCTACCTGCTGCCGCGGCCCAAACGCGACGCCCTGGCGGCGCTCTATGCCTTCATGCGCCAGGTGGACGACGTGGCCGACGAGGGCCATGACGTGGCCGCCAAGCAGCGCGGCCTGGCGCGTTGGCGCACGCTGCTGGATGCCGCCCTGGTCGGCGATGGCCCCGTGGGCAACGCCGTGCTGCCCGCTCTGGCGGATACCATGCGTCGTTACAAGATTCCCGCGCGCTATCTGCATGACCTGATTTCCGGCGCGGAGATGGATCTGACGGTGCGGACCTATCCGACCTTCGACCGCCTGCGCGAGTATTGCTACCGCGTAGCGGGCACGGTGGGTTTGACCTGCGTGCACGTCTTCGGCTTCCGCGAACCTCGCGCGGTGGACCTCGCGGAAAAGCTGGGCCTGGCCTTTCAGCTCACCAACATCATCCGCGACGTCCACGAGGACTTCGCTCTCGGCCGCGTCTATCTCCCGGACGAGGACCTGGCGCGTTACGGCGTGGCCCCGGAGGATTTCGGGCGTAGCGAGGCGACGCTGGGCGTGCGCGAGTTGCTGCGCTTCGAAGCCGGGCGGGCCTGGCAGTGTTACGAAGAGGGCTCCCAGCTGCTGGCCCTGGTGGATGCGGACAGCCGTGGCGCTCTCTGGCTGCTGATCCGCACCTACAGCGCCTTGCTGGCGCGCATCGAAGCCGGCGACTTTGCCGTCTTTGGAGAACGCGTACGCCTGGCGAAGTCCGAGAAAATCTATTTTGCGGGTATGGCGAGATTTGGACGCCTGACGGAAGAGAATGTCCTCGAAAAGCGTGATCGTGATCGGCGGCGGGCTGGCGGGTCTGGCAGCCGGCGTCGCGCTGGCTGA
- the hpnE gene encoding hydroxysqualene dehydroxylase HpnE, with protein MSSKSVIVIGGGLAGLAAGVALAETGCQVRLFEKRPFLGGRATSYVLPDGEHVDNCQHVTLGCCTNLEDFYRRAGSADKIKFFDRLVFVDAHGRPGVMQASPFCPAPFHLSPSFTFFPLLTLRDKLAIARAMLDISLGRGHTRDLDEPGGISMLEWLRRRRQTPGAIARFWRVVLVSALDEELERTDARYGVQVFWKAFLASRTGYRMGVPAVPLAELYDGCRAAMERKGGEVLLRAPVRGLRFENGRAAGVQLDDGRMETADAYVLAVPHAALPELLPAELLRNDPGLAQIGKLTDAPITGVHFWFDRAVMSEPFLSVLDCTTQWIFNKTALYGAAGTANGGQYLQIVISASYDLLPRSRQEIIDLCLGEVRQILPAARTAVLRKATVIKETAATFSPAPGCDRWRPRQQTATPGLFLAGDWTATGWPATMEGAVRSGYLAAEAVLRDAASPQSFLQPDRPDDGLFKFWKPAALRSRVQKQ; from the coding sequence ATGTCCTCGAAAAGCGTGATCGTGATCGGCGGCGGGCTGGCGGGTCTGGCAGCCGGCGTCGCGCTGGCTGAAACCGGCTGCCAGGTGCGGCTGTTCGAGAAGCGTCCTTTTCTCGGCGGACGCGCCACGTCTTATGTGCTCCCGGACGGTGAGCACGTGGACAACTGCCAGCACGTGACCCTGGGCTGCTGCACCAACTTGGAGGATTTTTACCGCCGCGCGGGCTCCGCGGACAAAATTAAGTTTTTCGACCGCCTGGTTTTCGTGGACGCCCACGGGCGCCCGGGCGTGATGCAGGCCTCGCCGTTCTGCCCCGCGCCCTTCCACCTCTCGCCCTCCTTCACCTTTTTTCCGTTGCTGACCCTGCGCGACAAGCTGGCCATCGCTCGCGCCATGCTGGATATCTCCCTCGGCCGCGGCCACACCCGCGATCTCGACGAGCCCGGCGGTATCTCCATGCTGGAATGGCTGCGGCGGCGGCGCCAGACGCCCGGGGCCATCGCTCGCTTCTGGCGCGTGGTGCTGGTCAGCGCCCTGGACGAAGAGTTGGAACGCACCGACGCCCGCTACGGCGTGCAAGTCTTCTGGAAGGCCTTTCTCGCCAGTCGCACGGGTTACCGCATGGGCGTCCCGGCGGTGCCCCTGGCGGAGCTCTACGACGGCTGCCGGGCGGCCATGGAGCGCAAGGGCGGGGAAGTGCTGCTGCGCGCCCCGGTGCGCGGCTTGCGTTTCGAAAACGGGCGCGCCGCCGGCGTGCAGCTGGACGACGGGCGCATGGAGACGGCTGACGCCTATGTGCTGGCGGTGCCCCATGCGGCTCTGCCCGAGCTTCTCCCCGCAGAGCTGTTGCGGAACGATCCTGGCTTGGCGCAGATCGGCAAGCTCACCGATGCGCCCATCACCGGCGTGCATTTCTGGTTCGACCGCGCGGTGATGTCCGAGCCGTTCTTGAGCGTGCTGGACTGCACCACGCAGTGGATCTTCAACAAGACCGCGCTTTACGGTGCGGCGGGGACCGCGAACGGCGGACAGTATCTGCAGATCGTTATCAGCGCCTCTTACGACCTGCTGCCGCGCTCCCGCCAGGAGATCATCGATCTCTGCCTCGGCGAAGTGCGGCAGATTCTTCCCGCGGCGCGCACGGCCGTGCTCCGCAAGGCCACCGTGATCAAGGAGACCGCGGCGACGTTTTCGCCCGCGCCGGGCTGCGACCGCTGGCGCCCCCGGCAGCAGACCGCAACCCCGGGACTCTTCCTGGCCGGGGACTGGACCGCTACCGGCTGGCCCGCGACCATGGAGGGCGCCGTGCGCAGCGGCTATCTGGCCGCGGAAGCGGTTTTGCGCGACGCCGCCTCCCCGCAATCGTTTCTGCAGCCCGACCGCCCAGACGACGGCCTCTTCAAGTTTTGGAAGCCGGCCGCTTTGCGGTCGCGCGTGCAAAAGCAGTGA
- a CDS encoding DUF72 domain-containing protein: MAATPHHSKPLAPAEARRVRVGPAGWSYPDWAGYVYPARKPKGFHEAAYLAGFFDVIEINTSFYQPIRPDHARLWIEKVAANPRFVYTAKLWQRFTHDTFATTPGSTTSGTLAEDERAVRAGFDVLREAGKLGAVLLQFPFSFHRTAETSAYLRAVLQRFRDYPLVVEVRHASWQAPETFDLLREHDAGFCNIDQPIIGRSLQPSAEATSPVGYIRLHGHRYDTWFSDDPTTPPFERYNYLYPEEELLPWVQRTHKVLQHARDVFVVTNNHYQGKAVVNALQLISLLKGEKVNVPEPLRQHYPQLEAIAGQAPAEPTLFPLGVPSSRKAE; encoded by the coding sequence TTGGCCGCTACCCCTCACCACTCCAAACCGCTGGCCCCCGCGGAAGCGCGGCGCGTGCGCGTCGGCCCGGCCGGCTGGTCGTATCCGGACTGGGCGGGCTACGTCTATCCGGCGCGCAAGCCGAAAGGCTTCCACGAAGCGGCGTATCTGGCCGGCTTTTTCGACGTCATCGAGATCAACACTTCGTTCTACCAACCCATCCGGCCGGACCACGCGCGCCTGTGGATCGAGAAAGTCGCCGCCAATCCGCGCTTTGTCTACACCGCCAAGCTCTGGCAGAGATTCACCCACGACACGTTCGCCACAACGCCGGGCTCCACAACGTCAGGCACCCTGGCCGAGGACGAGCGCGCGGTGCGCGCGGGCTTCGACGTGCTGCGCGAGGCCGGCAAGCTCGGCGCGGTCCTGCTGCAATTCCCTTTCTCCTTCCACCGCACCGCGGAGACCAGCGCCTATCTCCGCGCCGTGCTGCAGCGCTTCCGGGACTATCCGCTGGTGGTGGAGGTGCGCCATGCCTCGTGGCAGGCGCCGGAAACGTTCGACCTGCTGCGCGAGCACGACGCCGGCTTCTGCAACATCGACCAGCCCATCATCGGCCGCTCGCTGCAGCCCTCCGCGGAGGCCACCTCGCCGGTGGGCTACATCCGGCTGCACGGCCACCGCTACGACACCTGGTTCAGCGACGACCCCACAACGCCGCCTTTCGAACGCTACAACTACCTGTATCCGGAGGAAGAGCTGCTTCCCTGGGTGCAGCGCACACACAAAGTCCTGCAGCACGCGCGCGACGTCTTCGTGGTCACCAACAACCATTACCAGGGCAAAGCGGTGGTGAACGCGCTGCAGTTGATCAGCCTGCTGAAGGGAGAAAAGGTGAACGTGCCGGAGCCGCTGCGCCAGCACTATCCGCAGCTCGAGGCCATCGCCGGCCAGGCGCCGGCCGAGCCCACCCTGTTTCCGCTGGGAGTTCCTTCCAGCCGCAAAGCGGAGTGA
- a CDS encoding HPF/RaiA family ribosome-associated protein: MNISISYKYVKAHQPVEEEVGRYTGKLSKLLKGYPSDAVHIHGVFARNLHNNEHSFSLNLKLPTGTLHATGTGSGVRTSCKQAFRDLEEQVKKHQARLRKDHEGKRRRRLVHQFA; this comes from the coding sequence ATGAACATTTCGATCAGCTACAAGTACGTCAAGGCACACCAGCCTGTCGAAGAGGAGGTCGGCCGGTACACCGGCAAGCTGAGTAAGCTGCTGAAGGGTTACCCGTCCGATGCCGTGCACATCCACGGCGTGTTTGCCAGAAATCTCCACAACAACGAACATTCCTTCTCGCTGAACCTGAAGCTGCCCACGGGCACCCTGCATGCCACCGGCACCGGCAGCGGCGTGCGCACCAGCTGCAAACAGGCGTTCCGCGACCTCGAGGAGCAGGTGAAAAAGCATCAGGCGCGCCTGCGCAAAGATCACGAAGGGAAGCGCAGACGCCGCCTGGTGCACCAGTTCGCCTGA